From a single Chloroflexota bacterium genomic region:
- a CDS encoding amidase: protein MTASTDDIRSPTAPRDDLCFMPAVELAARIRERAVSPVEAVDAVLARIDALNPTLNAFVFVHADEARQLARAAEAAVMRGDDLGPLHGVPVSVKDNLAIAGKPSTYGSKLLQDNVAAETSPIGERIIASGAIIVGRTNTPEFAWRGSTDNPLWGETRNPWDTGKTAGGSSGGAGAAVASGLAPLALGTDGAGSIRIPASFCGIVGHKPSFGRVPFFPSSGAGELSAHAGPMTRTVRDAALFLDVMSGPDDRDRFSLPRTHERYIQSVEGGVTGWKVAWSPDLGHIPLDPEVRAIAEAGWRAFAEAGAALLEPDLGLPDPEPMLAVLYPFAQAAGHASRPPEQHAVMDPGLVAIAKDGAKLTAVTIGQTMAARTAYWDKMYRAFLNFDVLVTPTIAVPPFECGIVGPTQVNGQDVVHLAWTLAYPFNFTGQPAVTVPCGFTQNGLPVGLQIIGKRYADGAVLRAAAAFEAVRPWADRRPSL from the coding sequence ATGACTGCGTCAACAGATGACATTCGATCACCCACGGCCCCAAGAGACGACCTCTGCTTCATGCCGGCCGTCGAGCTGGCGGCGAGGATCCGCGAGCGCGCGGTGTCACCTGTCGAGGCAGTTGATGCCGTCCTGGCCCGCATTGATGCGTTGAACCCGACGCTCAACGCGTTCGTCTTCGTCCACGCCGACGAGGCCCGGCAGTTGGCGCGGGCGGCCGAAGCCGCCGTCATGCGCGGCGACGATCTCGGGCCGCTGCACGGCGTGCCGGTCTCCGTCAAAGACAACCTCGCCATCGCCGGGAAGCCGTCCACCTACGGCTCAAAGCTCCTGCAGGACAACGTCGCCGCTGAGACCTCCCCGATTGGCGAGCGGATCATCGCGTCGGGCGCCATCATCGTCGGGCGGACCAACACCCCCGAGTTCGCCTGGCGCGGATCGACCGACAACCCGCTCTGGGGGGAGACCCGCAACCCCTGGGACACTGGCAAGACAGCCGGCGGCTCCAGCGGCGGCGCTGGCGCGGCAGTCGCGTCGGGATTGGCCCCGCTGGCGCTCGGAACGGACGGCGCAGGCTCGATCCGCATCCCGGCCAGCTTCTGCGGGATCGTCGGGCACAAGCCGTCATTCGGGCGGGTGCCATTCTTCCCGTCCTCGGGGGCCGGCGAGCTGTCGGCGCACGCCGGGCCGATGACCCGCACCGTTCGCGACGCGGCACTGTTCCTCGACGTGATGTCTGGCCCCGACGACCGAGACCGCTTCTCGCTGCCCAGGACGCACGAGCGGTACATCCAGTCCGTCGAGGGCGGCGTGACTGGCTGGAAGGTCGCGTGGAGCCCCGATCTCGGGCACATCCCGCTCGATCCCGAGGTGCGGGCCATCGCGGAGGCGGGCTGGCGGGCGTTCGCGGAGGCCGGAGCGGCGCTGCTGGAGCCAGACCTCGGCCTGCCAGATCCCGAGCCGATGCTGGCCGTGCTCTACCCGTTCGCGCAGGCGGCCGGGCACGCCTCCCGCCCGCCAGAGCAGCACGCCGTGATGGACCCCGGCCTCGTCGCCATCGCCAAGGACGGCGCGAAGCTGACGGCAGTCACCATCGGCCAGACGATGGCCGCCCGCACGGCCTACTGGGACAAGATGTACCGGGCGTTCCTCAACTTCGACGTGCTGGTGACGCCGACCATCGCGGTGCCGCCCTTCGAGTGTGGCATCGTCGGCCCGACCCAGGTCAACGGGCAGGATGTCGTGCATCTCGCCTGGACGCTGGCCTACCCGTTCAACTTCACGGGCCAGCCAGCCGTCACCGTCCCCTGCGGCTTCACCCAGAATGGGCTGCCGGTCGGACTCCAGATCATCGGCAAGCGGTACGCCGACGGCGCGGTGCTGCGGGCCGCTGCCGCCTTCGAAGCGGTCCGCCCCTGGGCCGACCGCCGCCCATCCCTGTGA